The proteins below are encoded in one region of Thermosulfurimonas marina:
- the cooS gene encoding anaerobic carbon-monoxide dehydrogenase catalytic subunit, with translation MDTRARFKKKKAAPKVQNETARVIYERLGDEVLTTPARVERRGTTPCLFGKGGTCCRVCNMGPCQVVEGVEELRGVCGASAATVVARNFGRMVAGGASAHSDHGRQVAIDFYETVHGETPFEVKDKRKLRVVAQALGVNPDQEEQALLQEMAEAALRVFNQQEGEIPLLNRAPEKRKQLWRELGVWPRGVDREVVELLHRTTIGVDQDHRNIFMACARTALADGWGGSMIATEFQDLLFGNPGPIKARVNIGLSVIREDMVNVAVHGHEPVLAEALAIAASDPEIVEEAKKVGAKGVNLAGICCTGNEVLMRRGIPVAGSFLQQEAAIATGALEAVVVDVQCIMQNVAEIARHFHTAVITTNPRARMEGAIHIEFDARKALECAKQILREAIARFPKRDKSRVDIPDHSVDVVVGFSHETILYMLGGRFRASYKPLNENIINGKILGVAAIVGCDNFRVDEEVHVELAKELIANNVLVLTTGCAATGLGRAGLLRPEAAELAGDSLREVLEAVGCPPVLHMGSCVDNSRILIAATEMVNTGGLGEDISDLPAVGCAPQWMSEKAITIGQYFVASGATVVFGPDFPTLKSQVATDFLFHEMERIFGAGWRVARKAGEFAAIMIDHIQAKRKALGIDKPKPRVLYDMAMRRALESPKVTSPFHGLGCFGPVSLRVSPEEEKKAA, from the coding sequence ATGGACACCAGGGCTCGTTTCAAAAAGAAGAAGGCCGCGCCCAAGGTCCAGAACGAGACCGCCCGGGTCATCTATGAAAGGCTGGGGGACGAAGTCCTGACCACTCCGGCCCGGGTGGAGCGCCGGGGGACCACGCCCTGTCTTTTTGGAAAGGGAGGCACCTGTTGCCGGGTGTGCAACATGGGGCCTTGTCAGGTAGTGGAAGGGGTGGAGGAGTTGCGCGGGGTCTGCGGGGCCAGCGCGGCTACGGTGGTGGCCCGTAACTTTGGACGTATGGTGGCCGGAGGGGCCTCGGCCCACTCGGATCACGGCCGCCAGGTGGCCATCGACTTCTATGAGACCGTCCATGGGGAGACCCCCTTTGAGGTTAAGGACAAGCGGAAACTGCGGGTGGTGGCCCAGGCCTTGGGGGTAAATCCTGATCAGGAAGAGCAAGCCCTCCTCCAGGAAATGGCCGAGGCCGCCCTGCGGGTCTTCAATCAGCAGGAGGGAGAGATCCCTCTCCTCAACCGGGCTCCAGAAAAGAGGAAACAGCTCTGGCGGGAGCTTGGAGTCTGGCCTCGAGGTGTGGACCGGGAGGTGGTGGAACTCCTTCACCGGACCACCATCGGGGTGGACCAGGACCATCGGAATATCTTTATGGCCTGTGCCCGCACGGCCCTGGCCGACGGCTGGGGCGGCTCCATGATCGCCACCGAATTTCAAGACCTCCTTTTCGGAAACCCCGGCCCCATTAAGGCCCGGGTTAACATCGGGCTCAGTGTCATTCGGGAGGACATGGTCAATGTGGCCGTGCACGGGCATGAGCCGGTTTTGGCCGAGGCCCTAGCCATAGCGGCCAGCGATCCGGAGATCGTGGAAGAGGCCAAAAAAGTGGGGGCCAAGGGGGTGAACCTTGCGGGCATCTGCTGTACGGGCAACGAGGTCCTTATGCGTCGGGGGATCCCGGTGGCCGGAAGTTTTCTCCAGCAAGAGGCGGCTATCGCCACCGGGGCCCTAGAGGCGGTGGTGGTGGATGTGCAGTGCATCATGCAGAATGTGGCCGAAATCGCCCGGCACTTTCATACCGCGGTGATTACCACCAATCCCCGGGCCCGCATGGAAGGGGCCATCCATATCGAGTTTGACGCCCGCAAGGCCCTGGAGTGCGCCAAACAGATCCTGCGAGAGGCCATCGCCCGTTTCCCCAAGCGGGATAAGTCCCGGGTGGACATCCCGGATCATTCCGTGGATGTGGTGGTGGGCTTCAGCCACGAGACCATCCTCTACATGCTCGGAGGGCGCTTCCGGGCCTCTTACAAGCCCCTTAACGAAAACATCATCAACGGAAAGATCCTGGGAGTGGCGGCCATTGTGGGTTGCGACAACTTCCGGGTGGACGAAGAGGTCCATGTGGAGCTGGCCAAGGAACTTATCGCCAATAACGTCCTGGTGCTGACCACCGGTTGTGCGGCCACCGGACTGGGGCGGGCCGGACTTTTGAGGCCCGAGGCGGCGGAGTTGGCCGGGGACTCCCTGCGGGAGGTCCTGGAGGCCGTAGGTTGTCCTCCGGTGCTGCACATGGGCTCCTGCGTGGACAACAGCCGGATCCTTATCGCGGCCACGGAAATGGTGAACACCGGGGGTCTGGGCGAGGATATTAGTGATCTTCCGGCCGTAGGATGCGCCCCGCAGTGGATGAGCGAGAAGGCCATCACCATCGGGCAATACTTTGTGGCCAGTGGGGCCACGGTGGTCTTCGGACCGGACTTCCCCACGCTCAAAAGCCAGGTGGCCACCGACTTCCTCTTCCACGAGATGGAAAGGATCTTTGGGGCTGGCTGGAGGGTGGCCCGCAAGGCCGGGGAATTCGCGGCCATCATGATCGACCATATTCAGGCCAAGCGTAAGGCCCTGGGGATCGACAAACCCAAGCCGCGGGTCCTTTACGACATGGCCATGCGGCGGGCCCTGGAGAGCCCCAAGGTCACCAGTCCTTTCCATGGGCTGGGCTGTTTTGGACCGGTCTCTCTCCGGGTCTCGCCGGAGGAGGAAAAGAAGGCCGCCTAA
- the folD gene encoding bifunctional methylenetetrahydrofolate dehydrogenase/methenyltetrahydrofolate cyclohydrolase FolD has translation MAAKIISGKEISQEIREELRKEVQELKEKHGVVPGLVTILVGENPASVSYVTAKQRTAKDLGFYSVQENLPEDVSEDELLQMIERYNQDEKIHGILVQLPLPKHIDERKVIHAIDPRKDVDGFHPVNVGKMVIGEPCFLPCTPHGILVMLHRAGVQVDGAEVVVVGRSNIVGKPIANLLLQKRKPVGNATVTVCHTGTRDLAAHTRRADILIVAAGRPKVITADMVKEGVVVIDVGVNRIGTTPEGKAILCGDVDFDSVKEKASAITPVPGGVGPMTITMLMKNTVEAAKLWAGLPSEVG, from the coding sequence ATGGCGGCAAAGATTATCAGCGGGAAGGAAATCTCCCAGGAGATCCGGGAGGAGCTCCGCAAGGAGGTTCAGGAGCTTAAGGAAAAGCACGGGGTGGTCCCGGGGCTGGTGACCATTCTGGTGGGGGAAAACCCGGCCTCGGTTTCTTACGTGACAGCCAAGCAGCGCACGGCCAAGGACCTGGGTTTTTATTCGGTCCAAGAAAATCTTCCCGAAGATGTAAGTGAGGACGAACTCCTCCAGATGATCGAAAGGTACAATCAGGACGAAAAGATCCACGGGATCCTGGTTCAGCTTCCCCTTCCCAAACACATTGACGAACGCAAAGTTATTCACGCCATTGATCCCCGGAAGGACGTAGACGGTTTTCATCCGGTAAATGTGGGCAAGATGGTCATCGGAGAGCCCTGTTTTCTGCCCTGTACCCCCCATGGCATTCTGGTGATGCTTCATCGGGCCGGAGTGCAGGTGGACGGGGCGGAGGTGGTGGTGGTAGGCCGGAGCAACATCGTGGGAAAACCCATTGCCAACCTTCTCCTCCAGAAGAGAAAACCCGTGGGCAACGCCACGGTCACCGTATGCCACACTGGCACCCGCGATCTGGCTGCGCACACCCGGCGGGCGGACATCCTCATTGTGGCTGCCGGGCGGCCCAAGGTCATCACCGCGGACATGGTTAAAGAGGGAGTGGTGGTCATCGACGTGGGGGTGAATCGCATCGGGACCACTCCCGAGGGCAAGGCCATCCTTTGCGGAGACGTGGACTTTGACTCCGTAAAGGAAAAGGCCTCGGCCATTACCCCGGTGCCCGGAGGCGTGGGCCCCATGACCATTACTATGCTCATGAAAAACACCGTGGAGGCGGCCAAGCTCTGGGCGGGCCTTCCCAGTGAGGTGGGCTAG
- a CDS encoding formate--tetrahydrofolate ligase has translation MKLDPTKMKDWEIAAECEKRMKTVYQLGEELGLTKEELLPYGHYVAKIDYRKVLERLKDRPNGKYIDVTAITPTPLGEGKSTTAIGLIQGMGKRGKKVIGALRQPSGGPTFNIKGSAAGGGLAQIIPLDKFSLGLTGDINAVMNAHNLAMVALTARMQHEANYDDEFLAKRGLKRLNIDPKRVEMGWVIDYCAQALRHIVIGLGGKRDGYPMESKFWIAVASEVMAILAVAKDLKDLRERIGRIVVAFDKFGNPITTEDLEVAGAMTAWLVEAINPNMIQTLEGQPVLIHAGPFANIAIGQSSIIADYVGLKLADYLVTESGFAADIGFEKFWNIKCRLSGLTPDCAVVVATIRALKCHGGAPIPPPGKPIPKEYYEENLEWVEKGCENLMHCVNIVKKSGTTPVVCLNAFHTDTKNEIELVRRICEEHGVRVAVSEHWLKGGEGALELADAVVEACEEKSEFRFLYDLDEPIKDRIEKIAREVYGADGVVYLPAAEEKIRYLESDPELRKMPICMVKTHLSLSDDPTKKGVPKGWNLRVRDVLIYRGSGFIVPVAGDISLMPGTGSDPAYRRIDVDVETGKVKGLF, from the coding sequence ATGAAGTTAGATCCGACCAAGATGAAAGATTGGGAGATAGCGGCTGAATGTGAAAAACGCATGAAAACGGTCTATCAGTTGGGAGAGGAGTTAGGGCTTACTAAAGAAGAGCTCCTGCCGTACGGGCACTATGTAGCCAAGATCGACTACCGGAAGGTCCTCGAAAGGCTCAAGGATCGGCCCAACGGAAAATACATCGACGTTACGGCCATTACGCCCACGCCTCTGGGAGAGGGTAAGTCCACCACGGCCATCGGTCTCATTCAGGGTATGGGAAAGCGGGGCAAAAAGGTCATCGGAGCCCTGCGTCAGCCCTCGGGGGGGCCCACTTTTAACATTAAGGGAAGCGCCGCCGGTGGAGGACTGGCCCAGATTATCCCCCTCGACAAGTTTTCTTTGGGACTGACCGGAGATATCAACGCGGTGATGAACGCCCACAATCTGGCCATGGTGGCCCTTACGGCCCGCATGCAGCACGAGGCCAACTACGACGACGAATTTCTGGCCAAGCGGGGGCTTAAGCGCCTCAATATTGATCCCAAACGGGTGGAGATGGGCTGGGTGATTGATTACTGTGCCCAGGCCCTGCGCCATATCGTGATCGGCCTTGGGGGAAAGCGCGATGGCTATCCCATGGAGAGCAAGTTCTGGATCGCCGTGGCCTCGGAGGTCATGGCCATTCTGGCGGTGGCTAAGGATCTCAAGGATCTGCGGGAGCGCATCGGCCGTATCGTGGTGGCCTTCGACAAATTCGGAAATCCCATCACCACCGAGGATCTCGAGGTGGCCGGGGCCATGACCGCCTGGCTGGTGGAGGCCATCAATCCCAACATGATCCAGACCCTGGAAGGGCAGCCCGTCCTTATCCACGCCGGGCCCTTTGCCAACATCGCCATCGGGCAGTCTTCCATCATCGCCGACTACGTGGGATTGAAACTGGCGGACTATCTGGTTACCGAGTCCGGGTTTGCCGCGGACATCGGCTTTGAGAAGTTCTGGAACATCAAGTGTCGCCTTTCGGGCCTTACGCCGGACTGTGCGGTGGTGGTGGCCACCATTCGGGCCCTCAAGTGTCACGGCGGGGCCCCCATTCCTCCTCCCGGAAAACCCATTCCCAAGGAATATTACGAGGAGAATCTCGAGTGGGTGGAGAAGGGCTGCGAGAACCTCATGCACTGTGTAAACATCGTGAAAAAGAGCGGAACCACCCCGGTGGTCTGCCTTAATGCCTTCCACACCGACACCAAGAACGAGATCGAGCTGGTGCGCCGGATCTGCGAGGAACACGGAGTACGGGTGGCGGTCTCCGAGCACTGGCTCAAGGGTGGAGAAGGAGCCCTGGAGCTGGCCGACGCCGTGGTGGAGGCCTGTGAGGAGAAAAGCGAGTTCCGTTTCCTGTATGACCTCGACGAACCCATCAAGGACCGCATTGAGAAGATCGCCCGCGAGGTCTACGGGGCCGACGGGGTGGTCTATCTTCCGGCGGCCGAAGAAAAGATCCGGTATCTGGAGTCCGATCCCGAGTTGCGCAAGATGCCCATCTGCATGGTAAAGACCCATCTTTCCCTTTCCGACGATCCCACCAAGAAGGGGGTGCCCAAGGGCTGGAATCTTCGGGTGCGGGATGTTCTTATCTACCGGGGCTCGGGCTTTATCGTGCCTGTGGCCGGGGACATCAGCCTCATGCCCGGAACCGGCTCCGACCCCGCCTACCGCAGGATCGACGTCGATGTGGAAACCGGAAAGGTCAAGGGGCTCTTCTAG
- a CDS encoding glutathione S-transferase N-terminal domain-containing protein: MVEKRAPSEIVRFGVLLVVLFWTLGLFIELLLNFKGKSLCQATSCVVVGEWARLSHREMVLLGLVYFLGLGGFLLGKKEGLLYLWASGGLFAETIFFLRQGLEYHLYCPFCLLVGLGVALSALPLLVFHRPSWGALLGGLAGLLLGFALTATPLSALKARAFPAFPDRPRVPDLLLIYSPDCPHCHEVLDFCRHLPQANLYLCRKEEALPLFRILGLSGVPVLIVDRPGRREILEGSRAIIAYLEKRFGGQGLSLTPLENGLFVPQIETGVCSELKPKCE, translated from the coding sequence ATGGTCGAGAAAAGGGCACCTTCAGAAATAGTACGGTTTGGGGTCCTTTTAGTAGTCCTTTTTTGGACTCTAGGGCTCTTTATTGAATTGCTCTTGAACTTTAAAGGAAAAAGTCTCTGCCAGGCCACAAGTTGTGTAGTGGTGGGAGAATGGGCGCGCCTTTCCCACCGAGAAATGGTCCTTCTGGGACTGGTCTATTTTCTGGGGCTGGGAGGATTTCTCCTCGGGAAAAAGGAGGGCCTTCTTTATCTATGGGCCTCCGGGGGACTTTTTGCCGAGACGATATTTTTTTTACGCCAGGGGCTGGAATACCACCTCTATTGTCCTTTTTGTCTTTTGGTGGGCCTGGGGGTGGCCCTTTCGGCCCTCCCCCTTTTGGTGTTTCACCGGCCTTCCTGGGGGGCCCTTTTGGGAGGACTTGCCGGGCTCCTTTTGGGTTTTGCCCTCACCGCCACTCCTCTTTCCGCACTCAAGGCCCGGGCCTTTCCGGCCTTCCCGGATCGGCCCCGGGTGCCGGATCTCCTCCTGATATACTCTCCGGACTGTCCCCACTGTCACGAGGTGCTGGACTTCTGTCGCCATCTTCCTCAGGCTAACCTTTACCTTTGTCGCAAGGAGGAGGCCCTGCCCCTTTTCCGGATCTTGGGGCTTTCCGGAGTCCCGGTTCTCATCGTAGATCGGCCTGGCCGCCGGGAGATCCTCGAGGGCTCCCGGGCCATCATCGCCTATCTCGAAAAACGCTTCGGAGGACAAGGTCTTTCTCTCACTCCTCTGGAAAATGGACTCTTTGTCCCGCAAATAGAGACGGGGGTGTGCAGTGAGCTCAAACCCAAATGCGAATGA
- a CDS encoding shikimate kinase has translation MWLQKVILIGFRATGKSTVGRLLAERLSWDFVDLDHYIERRLGKSIREVVEEEGWETFRRAEREALRDFIGRPRVVLAVGGGAVMHRKEMEELGREGLFIWLKASPETISQRLKKDPYTKTRRPSLTGKSLEEEVRELLQERTPLYSALAHLELSSETQAPEELVEHILEQIKNF, from the coding sequence ATGTGGCTTCAAAAAGTGATCCTTATTGGTTTCCGGGCTACAGGGAAAAGTACTGTGGGGCGTTTGTTGGCCGAAAGACTTTCCTGGGACTTCGTAGACCTTGACCACTATATAGAAAGACGCCTGGGGAAAAGCATCCGGGAGGTGGTGGAGGAAGAGGGGTGGGAGACCTTCCGTCGCGCGGAAAGGGAGGCCCTGCGGGATTTCATCGGACGGCCAAGGGTGGTGTTGGCCGTAGGAGGAGGGGCGGTAATGCACCGAAAGGAGATGGAGGAGTTGGGCCGAGAGGGCTTATTTATCTGGCTTAAGGCCTCGCCGGAGACTATTTCGCAACGGCTAAAGAAGGATCCGTATACAAAGACCCGGCGCCCCTCCCTTACCGGAAAATCTCTGGAGGAGGAAGTACGGGAATTGCTCCAAGAAAGGACCCCCCTTTATTCGGCCCTGGCCCATCTCGAGCTTTCCAGTGAAACCCAAGCCCCCGAAGAATTAGTAGAGCACATACTAGAACAAATTAAGAATTTTTGA
- a CDS encoding HPP family protein, translating to MKGVTQAPPRAAWSEIVWSWIGAFLGIAAVAFTHYRILSGTDLVMVIGSFGASAVLIYGAIQSPLAQPRNLIGGHILSAIIGVTCYKVFHGEMWLAAALAVSTAIAAMHATRTLHPPGGATALIAVIGSEKVHRLGYLYALIPAGLGALIMLVVAVLVNNLAPRRRYPEYWF from the coding sequence ATGAAAGGAGTAACCCAAGCCCCTCCCCGGGCGGCATGGTCCGAGATCGTCTGGTCCTGGATCGGGGCTTTCCTGGGGATTGCTGCCGTAGCTTTTACACATTACCGCATCCTTAGCGGGACGGACCTGGTCATGGTTATCGGCTCTTTCGGGGCCTCTGCAGTCCTTATTTATGGAGCTATTCAAAGTCCCCTGGCCCAGCCCCGAAACCTTATCGGTGGACATATCCTTTCCGCCATTATCGGGGTGACCTGTTACAAAGTCTTTCACGGGGAGATGTGGTTGGCTGCAGCCCTTGCAGTCTCTACAGCCATTGCGGCTATGCACGCCACACGGACCCTCCATCCCCCCGGAGGGGCTACAGCTCTCATCGCGGTCATCGGTAGCGAAAAGGTACATCGTTTGGGGTATCTCTATGCCCTGATCCCCGCGGGACTTGGAGCTCTAATTATGCTGGTGGTAGCTGTGCTGGTGAATAATCTGGCTCCTCGCCGGCGCTATCCAGAGTACTGGTTCTAG
- the aroA gene encoding 3-phosphoshikimate 1-carboxyvinyltransferase, with protein sequence MEKKKIKPLAGPVNLSLRLPGSKSLTQRALLCAALAEGESRIENPLLSEDTQLLARALSASGAEVVLEAGGFRVRGGGGSPAFSGQIKIFFGNNGTGSRFFLAYAALARKGRAVLYGKPRLHERPMGTLLEALRSLGAEIRCLEREGFLPVEVRPGRLQGGRVELSAEKSSQFVSALLLLGPYLPGGLEIAIRGELVSTPYVDLTLAVMRAFGVEVERRAEGFKVPEGRYTSRTYEVEGDASSAGYFLILPALLGGKVTVENLSPDSPQADTLLLHLLSEIGGRVEPSGPGVRVEFFGRPRGFEVNLKEAPDLFPTLCVLAAVAEGRSRIYGAPHLRYKECDRIAAMVKELRKCGALVKELPDGVEIEGGRKLHGTEIDTYDDHRIAMAFAVLGLAVPGMIIRHPACVAKSFPEFWEYLQGLYS encoded by the coding sequence ATGGAGAAGAAAAAAATTAAACCTCTTGCCGGACCGGTGAATCTAAGCCTGCGTCTTCCGGGTTCCAAGAGTCTCACGCAGCGGGCCCTTCTTTGTGCGGCCTTGGCGGAGGGGGAAAGCCGGATCGAAAATCCCCTTCTCAGCGAGGATACCCAGCTTCTGGCCCGGGCCCTTTCCGCCTCCGGAGCGGAGGTGGTCCTTGAGGCAGGGGGGTTCCGGGTCCGGGGAGGGGGAGGGAGTCCGGCCTTTTCCGGGCAGATCAAGATCTTTTTTGGAAACAATGGGACCGGATCCCGTTTTTTCCTGGCCTATGCCGCCCTGGCCCGAAAGGGTAGAGCCGTCCTCTACGGGAAGCCCCGGTTACACGAGCGACCCATGGGGACCCTGCTTGAGGCCCTGCGGTCTTTGGGGGCGGAGATTCGGTGTTTGGAAAGGGAAGGTTTTTTGCCGGTGGAGGTTCGGCCCGGGAGGCTTCAGGGCGGTCGGGTAGAACTTTCGGCCGAAAAGAGCAGTCAGTTTGTTTCCGCCCTCCTTCTCCTCGGCCCCTATCTTCCGGGAGGGTTGGAAATCGCTATCCGGGGAGAGCTGGTCTCCACCCCTTATGTGGACCTGACTCTCGCGGTCATGCGGGCCTTTGGGGTAGAGGTGGAAAGGAGGGCCGAAGGTTTCAAAGTGCCTGAGGGGCGTTACACCTCCCGGACCTACGAGGTCGAAGGCGATGCCTCAAGCGCCGGATACTTTTTGATCCTTCCGGCCCTTCTTGGGGGGAAAGTCACGGTAGAAAACCTGTCTCCAGACTCTCCTCAGGCCGACACCCTCCTTCTGCACCTTCTTTCCGAGATCGGCGGGAGGGTGGAGCCCTCGGGCCCCGGGGTGAGGGTGGAGTTTTTCGGAAGACCTCGGGGCTTTGAGGTCAATCTCAAGGAGGCCCCGGATCTTTTTCCTACTCTATGTGTGCTAGCGGCGGTGGCGGAAGGACGCAGCCGTATCTACGGGGCTCCGCATCTCCGCTACAAGGAATGTGACCGCATTGCGGCTATGGTGAAAGAACTCCGGAAGTGCGGCGCCTTAGTAAAAGAACTCCCGGACGGAGTCGAAATCGAGGGGGGAAGGAAGCTTCACGGCACGGAGATTGACACCTACGACGATCACCGTATAGCCATGGCCTTTGCGGTGCTAGGGCTGGCGGTTCCGGGAATGATTATTCGCCATCCCGCTTGTGTGGCCAAATCCTTTCCCGAATTCTGGGAGTATCTCCAGGGCCTTTATAGCTAG
- a CDS encoding shikimate dehydrogenase translates to MRVLGVLGYPVAHSLSPAMHNAALRALGIPAVYGAFEVPPDLLPQAMVGVRALGIGGLSVTIPHKETVMLYLEEIDPVARKIGAVNTVVNREGRLWGTNTDWIGVKRSLEEAGLNLRGRRAAVVGAGGAARAVVFALREAGAEVEVYNRTLERAQALVQSLGGRAFPLSEISQASGEVIIQTTSVGLKSWESPVPKEVFHNFRAAMDLVYVPLRTRFLAEAEAAGCLTIDGLKMLVYQGAEQFRLFTGKNPPLDLMYQAALERLKKHGEEKN, encoded by the coding sequence ATGAGGGTCTTGGGGGTCCTGGGATATCCGGTGGCCCATTCTCTTTCTCCAGCGATGCACAACGCGGCCCTGCGGGCCTTGGGGATTCCTGCGGTCTATGGGGCCTTTGAGGTGCCCCCGGATCTTTTGCCCCAGGCTATGGTAGGGGTTCGAGCCCTGGGAATCGGCGGTCTTTCGGTAACCATCCCTCACAAAGAAACGGTGATGCTTTATCTCGAGGAGATCGATCCGGTGGCCCGGAAGATCGGGGCGGTAAATACCGTGGTCAACCGGGAAGGGCGCCTCTGGGGGACCAATACCGACTGGATTGGAGTCAAGCGCAGTCTGGAGGAGGCCGGTCTTAATCTGCGGGGCCGGCGGGCGGCGGTGGTAGGGGCTGGAGGAGCGGCCCGGGCGGTGGTCTTTGCCCTGAGGGAGGCCGGGGCCGAGGTGGAGGTTTACAATCGGACTCTGGAGCGGGCCCAAGCCTTGGTTCAGAGCCTGGGGGGACGGGCCTTTCCTCTTTCCGAGATCTCTCAGGCCTCAGGGGAAGTCATCATCCAGACCACCAGCGTAGGGCTTAAAAGCTGGGAGAGCCCGGTCCCAAAAGAAGTCTTTCATAATTTTCGGGCGGCCATGGATCTGGTCTATGTGCCTCTTAGGACGCGCTTTCTGGCCGAGGCCGAGGCTGCGGGGTGCCTTACCATTGACGGGCTCAAGATGCTGGTTTATCAAGGAGCGGAGCAGTTCCGCCTTTTTACGGGAAAAAATCCTCCCTTAGATCTTATGTATCAGGCGGCTCTGGAGAGACTTAAAAAGCATGGAGAAGAAAAAAATTAA
- a CDS encoding type I 3-dehydroquinate dehydratase — protein sequence MICISVAAPTVEEAKRILASGPEADLFEIRLDALREPAVAPFFSLSKPLIFTFRAQEEGGLRPAPLEERLFWLREAATHGASFVDLELACGPEAVAQLRSGLRETRLILSYHNFQKTPSKAYLCDKIKEMVELKADVGKVVCMVRRPEEGLELLSLIVWARRKFDLPLVAFGMGPAGRWTRAVSLFLGAPFTFAASRTGAETAPGQLVAEDLRKVLKILGV from the coding sequence ATGATATGTATCTCCGTGGCCGCGCCCACGGTGGAGGAGGCTAAGCGAATCCTAGCCTCCGGACCAGAGGCCGATCTCTTTGAGATCCGTCTGGATGCCCTAAGGGAGCCGGCCGTAGCCCCCTTTTTCTCTCTTTCCAAGCCCCTTATCTTTACCTTTCGGGCACAAGAGGAAGGGGGTCTTCGCCCGGCCCCTTTAGAAGAACGCCTTTTCTGGCTCCGGGAGGCGGCCACCCACGGAGCCTCCTTCGTGGATCTGGAGTTAGCCTGCGGTCCGGAGGCCGTGGCCCAGCTGCGCTCCGGACTCCGGGAAACCCGCCTTATCCTTTCCTATCATAATTTTCAAAAAACTCCATCTAAAGCATACTTATGTGATAAAATTAAAGAAATGGTTGAGCTGAAGGCCGATGTGGGCAAGGTGGTTTGCATGGTGCGTAGGCCGGAGGAGGGGTTAGAGTTGCTTTCCCTCATCGTTTGGGCCCGGCGCAAATTTGATCTTCCGCTAGTGGCCTTTGGCATGGGGCCGGCAGGGCGCTGGACCCGGGCGGTCTCCCTTTTTCTCGGAGCTCCTTTTACCTTTGCCGCTTCCCGAACCGGAGCCGAGACTGCTCCGGGGCAGTTGGTAGCGGAAGATCTGCGTAAAGTCCTCAAAATTCTGGGGGTCTAA